Below is a genomic region from Deinococcus koreensis.
AGAGCCTGCTCTGGGCTCAGGGGAATCCGGGTATCGGGCCGGCGCGACGTCGCCTCTATCCAGCATCCGGGGCGAGGCGTGGTCTGCTGGGGCGTGTCTCCCCTTCCCGCCGCTCAGGCCTCGCCGAAAGCGTCGCGCAGGGCGAGGGCGAAGACCTGAAAGCTCAGGCTGGGGCTGGCGTAGGCCTCCAGCGCCCCCTGCAGCTCGTCCAGGGCGGTGTCGGCGCGGGCCCGGCGGTGGGGCGGGCGGGTGCGCCAGGTGAAGCGCAGGGCCTCGGGGTGCCAGGCGGGATCGAGGCGTTTCTCCAGCGCCTCGGCGGCCTCCAGGGCACTCAGGAGACCCACATCCAGCGCCGTGTCGAACTCGCGGGCGTCCTGCAGCGCGGCCCGGACGGTCTCCAGGGCGTCGAGCACCCCGGCGCGGCCGGCGGCGAACTCCACCAGCTCGGGGTCGGCCTCCTCTCCGGCGCGGCTCAGGGCGGCCTCCAGGGCGCGGTCGCTGGCCGGGGCGACCCCCAGGCGGGCGCTGCGGCTGGAGATAGTGGGCAGCACGGCGCGCACGTCCTCAGCCAGGAACAGGAACAGGGCGCCGTGGGGCGGCTCCTCGACCAGTTTGAGCAGGGCGTTGGCGGCCTCCGGCCCCAGGTGTTCGGCGCCGTTCACGATCACCACCCGGCGGCGGTGGGTGGGCCTCACCTCCAGAAATTCATAGACGTGCGTCTCGTACTCGTGGGTCTTGTCCCGGGCGTCCAGAATGGCGCCGATGGGAATGAGCTTGCGCCGCGCCGCCTTGCCGGTGGCCGTGGTGGCGCGCGGCTCGACCTGCAGCACGTCCGGGTGGGCCCCGGTCGCCATCGCGAGGCACGAGGGACACGCCCCGCAGGCCTCGCCCCCGATGCCCCGGGTGCCGGAACAGTTCTGACCCGCCGCGATGGCCAGGGCCAGCCCCAGTTTGCCCACGCGGGCCGGGCCGCTGAGCAGCAGGGCGTTGCCCCGGAAGGCGCCGGCCTGCTCCAGCACGGAGGCGTGCAGCACAGCGGCCAGCCGGGCGGCCTCGAAGGCGCTGGGCCGGGGGCTCTCCGGTGTGGGGGCACTGGTCTTCGGAGCGCTGGCCTTCGGGGGACTGGACTTCGCCGCCACCGCGCCTACTTCCCGACCGCCAGACGGGCGGCGAGCACCTGGGGCAGGCCGGCTTCCAGGGCGGCTTCCTGGGCGCGCTCGATGTCGTAGTCCACGCGGAAGACCTCGTAGTACATGCGGGTGGAGTCGAAGACGGCGTAGCTGGCGCGCGGATTGCCGTCGCGCGGCTGGCCCACGCTGCCGGGGTTCAGGATCACGCGGGTGCTGGGCGGCAGCATGTAACTGCCGCCGTCATGGAAGGTCTGGGTCTTGATCCACTCGCCCACCGGGGCGTTCAGGGTGGCGTACACGGCCGGGATGTGGGTGTGCCCCACGAAGGCCAGCCGCCCGTGCCACTGCGCGAAGGCCTCGCGCGCCGCCGTGACGGAATCGGTGTAGTCGTCCAGGCTGGTGGGGGTGCCGTGCCGGTAGCGCGCCCCGATGTCCGGATCGTCCACGCCGTCGCGCCACAGCCGCACCCAGGCGATATCGCGCTCCGAGAGGCGTTCGAGCTGGTATTTCAGGGCCAGCGAGACCACCGAGTCCTTGGGCTCGCGCGTGCCGTCGGCGTACTCCAGGAGCATCTTGTCGTGGTTGCCCATGATGCACACGGCGTCCAGCTCGCGCAGGGTGTCGAGCACCTCGCGCGGGTGCGGGCCGTAGCCCAGCGCGTCGCCCAGGTGGATGACCTGGTCGTACCGGCGCGAATCGGCATCCTTCAAGACCGCCTGCAGGGCGGTGTGGTTGGCGTGGATATCGGAAAGCAGCAGGAGCCGCACGCCCGGCATCATAGCGCCCGGCTGCGCCCCGTACCGGGGATATCCGGCAGTGGATCAGCGGGTGGGCCAGCGGGGGTATGCAGGCCTGCCGGGCGGGATCGGGGCACCCTTGACCCTGCCCTGGAGGCCCGCGTCCGAGCCACATCCCGACGGGCGCCGGGTGCCCCCGATCGGGGGCGCGGCCCACTCCAGACGGCCGGGTCTCCGGGGGCGGCCACCCCCCTCAGACGCCTGATGTGAAATGAGAAGAACCGGCATCGGACACGGGATGGGACATAAGCGTCCAGTGCGAGGGCGAGCTTCGCCCGCTCCCCCCCTCTGCTTTGCAGCTTTTCAAGTTCCCAACCCTCCCTGCGAGCTGTCCCAGTCCCCCCCACGGAGGGAGGGAGGAAAAACGGCGATTGGGACAGCCTACGCTGTGATTCACATCACGCGTCTCAGGGCGCGGGCCGCCACATCCAGTCTTCCGCCAGGCTTCGTCCCTCCCGCCGAACGGCGTCCGGCTGCCGGCCCCAGCACTGGAAACCGTGGCGTTCGTACAGCCGCCGGGCGGCGGGCTGGGTCTCCATGACGGCCAGATGCAGCGAGGTCACGCCCGGCCAGCGGGACACGGACGCCAGGGCCGCCGCCATCAGCGCGTCGCCGCAGCCCCGGCCGCGGGCCCCTGGGGCCACCGAGACGCCGTACACGTTCACGCGGTGGGCCAGGATCGGCGCCGCCTCGCGGGCCAGGGTCAGCAGGCCCACCAGCCGGCCGTCCAGAACAGCCCCGAAGGTCACGGCCTGGGCGCTGGGGCGCAGGCGCGCGGCTAGATCCTCCAGCGGGCGCGCGGCGAACTCCTCGGCGGTGGTCAGGAAGGCCAGCGGATCGCGGCGCAGCGCGGCCAGCCGCACCTCCCGGTACTCCGGGGCGTCGGCGGCGTCCAGCACGCGAACCGCCACCGCTGAGCGATCAGCCAAGCGCGGGCACCCCGAGGTGCACGACCTCGGCGGACGTGGGGCGTTCCTGGCCCGCCACCCGGTCGCGCCAGTTCAGGACGTGGCCGTCCACCCGGACATGCCGGATCAGGCTCAGATCCAGTTCCGTGACCAGCCAGCCCGGCGTGTTCCACTCTCCCTGCGCGACGATCCCGTCCTCGGGCAGCCCATCGTCGGAGGGGGCGTAGATCCCGGCCCGGCCGTGGGCGTCCTCGACGGCGTAGGTCCAGGGCGCGTCGGCGATCAGGGGAGCGTGCAGGGCGTACAGCTGGTTTTCCAGGGCGCGGGCCATGCTGCCCACGCGCACCCGCGTGTAGCCGCGCGGCGACCCGGTGAAGCTGGGCACGACCAGCAGTTCGGCGCCGGCCTCGGCCATCCGGCGGGCGAGCAGGGGAAACTCCGAGTCGTAGCAAATCGCCACGCCGAAGCGCACGCCCGAGAGCTCGAAGACCCGCACCCCCTGGCCCGGCGAGATGTCCCACTCCTCGGCCTCGAAGCGGGTCATGAGCAGCTTGTCCTGAAAGCTGACCGAGCCGTCCGGGCCGAACACGTGGGCGCGGTTCACGAAGCCCGGCCCGGCCGCCACCGGCAGGCTGCCCGCCACGATACAGACGCCGTGCTCGCGCGCCAGCCGGGCGTGCAGCGAGAGGATGTCCGGCACGAAGGCCTGCAGGGCCGGCCGCATGGCCAGCACGTCGTGGTGCAGTTCCCGGGGCAGCAGGCTGACCAGTTCCAGTGCGGCGTATTCCGGGAACACCAGCAGCGTGGCGCCCTGAGAGGCCGCGTCCCTGACCCAGCCGCCGATCCTGGCCTCGTAGCCCGCCCAGTCCGGCAGGAACTCCACCCCATACGCCGCGACCGCCACCTTCACCACTGTCATGGACAGAGTGTAGCGGCGGCGGCGGCACGGAGATCAGCCCGGCGGGGTGCTGCGGCCGCCCGCTCCTGCAGCCCGCCTGGGGTCAGCCCTGCACGTCAGTGGACGCTCTGCCAGTCCTTGACGAAGCCCTCCAGCAGCTCGTCGAGCAGATCGGCCGCCTCCAGGGCGCCGCCCCCCGCCTCCATCGAGCCGAAGATGTTGTCCTGCCACAGGGTGGGGCCTTTGTAGGGGCCTTCGCGGCTCAGCCAGCCGTCCAGCACCGAGTTGAAGATCCTGCCGTCCTGGGTGGAGATGAAACTGAAGTACAGGTTGAGCTGCCCGCTGCTGCTCAGCCCCTTCTCCTGACAGGGCGAGTCGGCGGCCTTGATCCTGGCGCTCTCCAGGGCGGCGTAGAGCCGCTCGATCAGTTTCGTGCGGATCGCCTCGTTCTCCTTGCCCTGTTCCTCGAAGCCGGCATTCACACACACGCTCCTGAAGCCCCTGAGGTTCTCCGGGGTGCGGTCGGCCAGCGCCCATCCGGGCAGCAGCAGGGCGGCGAGCAGGGGCCTGAACAGCACACGGATCGTCACATGAACCTCCACGGAAACTGGGCGCACGGTCTCTGGGCTCGGGTCTCTGGGCTCGGGTCTCTGGGTCGCTGGTCGGGTGTCCGGCCTCATGGTACGGGCTGCCCCGCCGCCGCGCTACGGTAGACCCGTGACCGACGCCGATCCCCTGGCCACGAGTGCCGGCGCCTACCGCGAGCAGGTCTGGACGGCCCTGATGCGTGCCCGGGCGTGCGCCTACCCGCTGCCGCCCCACGGGCACCACCCGAACTTCACCCAGGCCCGGGGGGCGGCCAGGGCGCTGCTGGGCCACCCCCGGGTGAGCGCTCTGGGCGTGCTGGTGGTCGGCCCGGAGCGGGTGCTGTACCCCCTGCGCCGGCTGGCCCTGCAGGCCGGCGTGATCCTGTACGTGCCTCACCAGAAAAGGAGCGGCTGGTACTGGCGCCTGAGCGACCCGGCGGGCGCGAGGCTGAGCGCCATGCCCGCCGTGGGCGAGCCGAAACTCCGGCCCGACGGCGCGCAGGGCGTGGTGCTGGCCTGCGTGGCGGCCGACGACCGGGGCGGGCGGCTGGGCAAGGGCTTCGGCTGGGGCGCGCGCGGCCTGGGCCTGGGCCTCCCGGAATTCACCCTGGCCCACCCCCTGATGATGAGCCGCTCCCTCCCCTGCCCCGCCGACTCGCAGGTCAGTCTGATCGGCACGCCGGACGGGGTGATCGAGTGCGGCCCCCCGGGCACGGGTTCCGGCGAGCGGGAACCCTGAGCAGGCCGGGCGCGTATCTCCCACATGGCCTCTCCCCGCAACAAGATGCTCGTTCCGACCCTCGCCACGGCCCTGGGGGTCGGGGTGGCCGCCGGGGCCGCGTACCTGGCCCGGCAGCGGCGGGGCGAGGTCAAGGAATTCGTGGTCTCGCGCGTGCTGGAGGCGCCGGCCGGGCGCAGCTCGTACACCGATCTGGGCCAGAGCCTAGAGCGGGCCGGAATGCACCTGGCGGGCCGCGCCGCCCGCGCCGCCGACACCCAGGCCAACCGGGACGTGCTGATCCACATCATCTCGATCGAGCGCTGGGGGCAGAACCGCCTGCGCGCCCTGCTGGGCCAGCGGAGGTTCGAGTCCGACGAATCCCGCGACTACCGCCCGCCGCAGGACACCGCCCTGGCGGAGCTGCGGAGCCTGCTCTCGCAGACGCGCTCGGGCACCGTGGATCTGGCCCGGCAGCTGCACGCCCGCCCCCCGCAGGACGACCTGACGGTGGCGCACAACAGCCTGGGGCCGCTGACGGCCAAGGCCTGGCTGCGCTACCTGACCCAGCACGCCGATCTGGAGAGCCGCCGCCTGCGCGCCGACCGGGGCCCGGAAGGCGGGGTGCAGGGCGAGCCCCTGGCCGCGCCGGGGCAGCGTTCCGGCTGAGGGCCGGGTAACCGGCGGCGCTGAACAGGGCGGATCAGGCCGGCGGGAGGCCCCCGGTCGGCGTGCGTCCGGCCGTAGAAAACTGTAAGAGCCCAGCCCCTACGCTGAGTGAACGATGAGTGTTCTGAACAGCGTACTGACCGCGATAGTCAAGGATGGGGCCAGCGACGTCCACCTGCGCGCCGGCACCCCACCTGCGGGCCGCGTGAACGGCGAGATCAAGCGCTACGGCGAGAGCCGGCTGAGTCCCGAACACGTGGAGGCCTTCGCGCGCGAGATGATGACCACCAGCATGTGGGAAAATTTCGCCGTCAAGCGCGAGGCCGACTTTGCCTACGGCATTCCCGGCCTGGCCCGGTTCCGCGTGAACGCCTACTACCAGCGCGGCAGCGTGGGGCTGATCATGCGGGTCATCGAGGACAAACCCATTCCCACCTTCGAGGAACTGGGGCTGCCCCAGGCCACCTTCGAGGCGCTGGCGCAGCACGAGCGCGGGCTGATCCTGGTGACCGGCCCCACCGGCAGCGGCAAGACCACCACGCTGGCCAGCATCCTGGATCACATCAACGCCACCCAGCCGGTCAACATCGTGACCCTGGAAGACCCCATCGAGGTGCTGCACCGCGACCGCGTGGCGATGGTCAGCCAGCGCGAGCTGGGCATGGACACC
It encodes:
- a CDS encoding DNA polymerase III subunit delta' codes for the protein MAAVLHASVLEQAGAFRGNALLLSGPARVGKLGLALAIAAGQNCSGTRGIGGEACGACPSCLAMATGAHPDVLQVEPRATTATGKAARRKLIPIGAILDARDKTHEYETHVYEFLEVRPTHRRRVVIVNGAEHLGPEAANALLKLVEEPPHGALFLFLAEDVRAVLPTISSRSARLGVAPASDRALEAALSRAGEEADPELVEFAAGRAGVLDALETVRAALQDAREFDTALDVGLLSALEAAEALEKRLDPAWHPEALRFTWRTRPPHRRARADTALDELQGALEAYASPSLSFQVFALALRDAFGEA
- a CDS encoding metallophosphoesterase family protein; amino-acid sequence: MPGVRLLLLSDIHANHTALQAVLKDADSRRYDQVIHLGDALGYGPHPREVLDTLRELDAVCIMGNHDKMLLEYADGTREPKDSVVSLALKYQLERLSERDIAWVRLWRDGVDDPDIGARYRHGTPTSLDDYTDSVTAAREAFAQWHGRLAFVGHTHIPAVYATLNAPVGEWIKTQTFHDGGSYMLPPSTRVILNPGSVGQPRDGNPRASYAVFDSTRMYYEVFRVDYDIERAQEAALEAGLPQVLAARLAVGK
- a CDS encoding GNAT family N-acetyltransferase codes for the protein MADRSAVAVRVLDAADAPEYREVRLAALRRDPLAFLTTAEEFAARPLEDLAARLRPSAQAVTFGAVLDGRLVGLLTLAREAAPILAHRVNVYGVSVAPGARGRGCGDALMAAALASVSRWPGVTSLHLAVMETQPAARRLYERHGFQCWGRQPDAVRREGRSLAEDWMWRPAP
- a CDS encoding carbon-nitrogen hydrolase family protein; protein product: MTVVKVAVAAYGVEFLPDWAGYEARIGGWVRDAASQGATLLVFPEYAALELVSLLPRELHHDVLAMRPALQAFVPDILSLHARLAREHGVCIVAGSLPVAAGPGFVNRAHVFGPDGSVSFQDKLLMTRFEAEEWDISPGQGVRVFELSGVRFGVAICYDSEFPLLARRMAEAGAELLVVPSFTGSPRGYTRVRVGSMARALENQLYALHAPLIADAPWTYAVEDAHGRAGIYAPSDDGLPEDGIVAQGEWNTPGWLVTELDLSLIRHVRVDGHVLNWRDRVAGQERPTSAEVVHLGVPALG
- a CDS encoding 5-formyltetrahydrofolate cyclo-ligase — encoded protein: MTDADPLATSAGAYREQVWTALMRARACAYPLPPHGHHPNFTQARGAARALLGHPRVSALGVLVVGPERVLYPLRRLALQAGVILYVPHQKRSGWYWRLSDPAGARLSAMPAVGEPKLRPDGAQGVVLACVAADDRGGRLGKGFGWGARGLGLGLPEFTLAHPLMMSRSLPCPADSQVSLIGTPDGVIECGPPGTGSGEREP
- a CDS encoding DinB family protein translates to MASPRNKMLVPTLATALGVGVAAGAAYLARQRRGEVKEFVVSRVLEAPAGRSSYTDLGQSLERAGMHLAGRAARAADTQANRDVLIHIISIERWGQNRLRALLGQRRFESDESRDYRPPQDTALAELRSLLSQTRSGTVDLARQLHARPPQDDLTVAHNSLGPLTAKAWLRYLTQHADLESRRLRADRGPEGGVQGEPLAAPGQRSG
- a CDS encoding PilT/PilU family type 4a pilus ATPase: MSVLNSVLTAIVKDGASDVHLRAGTPPAGRVNGEIKRYGESRLSPEHVEAFAREMMTTSMWENFAVKREADFAYGIPGLARFRVNAYYQRGSVGLIMRVIEDKPIPTFEELGLPQATFEALAQHERGLILVTGPTGSGKTTTLASILDHINATQPVNIVTLEDPIEVLHRDRVAMVSQRELGMDTLSFSNGLRASMRQDPDIILIGEMRDKETVEAALSAAQTGHLVFSTLHTQDSIRTVNRIIDFFAPHERDQIRQGLSESIVGIISQRLLPRAGGGRVLGMEILLGTPTVRECIKDSERVEEIKQALLEGSSRGMQTFDQHLAELVAFGKMTEEDAMASATSPHELKIMMMRQQFA